GTCACTTCCTCCATTTCCGAAACCGATGGACTGAGCCCGATATTCAGGACAACCTCCCTGCCGGATGTTACCATGACATGGGGCAGCACGGCCGGTTCGTACCCCAGATAGGTAACGTGTATCGCATGGCGGCCCAGGGTCGCGTTACGGATATGAAAATCACCGTTGAGGTCTGTTGTGGCTCCGATCAGTGGGTCGGTACCCAAAATCACAACCGCGGCACCGATCAACGGGGTTCTCGTCTCACTGTCATATACACTCCCCTTGATGGTTTGCCGAATTTGCTGTGCTTCAGCAGGGGATATCGCGGTTCCCAGCAACAGAAAAGCAGCCATAATGCCGCACAATCGCCAAGCCATGGTATTATTCCTCCCGTCTATTGATGAGGGCAACGCTCATCAGTCTAATGCCCGAATCGGGTATTTTTATATTGTGATTAAGGTGAAAGATACGCTAAAAAGAGATGTAAACGCTCACGGATTTGGTACTCGAAGCGGACATTTCCGTGTTGAAGATGTGACGTAATCAGGACTTCGTAAGTTGCACGCTTTTTCTATAACTTTGCGGGTATGGAACTTACCGCATATCTGACCGCAATCACAGGCTTCTTTGTAATCATCGACCCCGTTGGAGCCGCTCTCATCTTCCATTCCCTGGTTCCGGAAGACGAACTACGGTACCGCAGGTATATGGCTTTCAAATCCGTTATCATCTCCATCCTGCTGCTCATCTTCTTCGGGTTTTACGGCGAGGCGCTGCTGCAACTGCTGGGGATCAATATCAACTCTATGCGCATCGCAGGCGGACTCCTGCTGTTTTACACGGCTTTTAACATGGTCACACGCGGGGCCAAATTGTCACGGGCTTCCGAAAAAACCGATATCTCCGTCTTTCCCATGACCATACCGCTCATGGCCGGACCCGGCGCGCTCACCCTTGCGATTCTCCTTTTTTCCGGCTCAACCGATACCGCTCACCATGTCGCCATCGTGGCTGCGATTCTCACCATCGCGCTGCTGACGCTTGTCCTGATGCTGCTCTCGCGTCACCTCCGTAAACTCGTCGGCCATACCGGCGACGAAATCATCCGGAGGTTTCTCGGTGTGATTCTCGCCGCTCTTTCCATTCAGTTCATCTATGATGGAATCTCCAAT
The Balneolales bacterium ANBcel1 DNA segment above includes these coding regions:
- a CDS encoding MarC family protein, whose product is MELTAYLTAITGFFVIIDPVGAALIFHSLVPEDELRYRRYMAFKSVIISILLLIFFGFYGEALLQLLGININSMRIAGGLLLFYTAFNMVTRGAKLSRASEKTDISVFPMTIPLMAGPGALTLAILLFSGSTDTAHHVAIVAAILTIALLTLVLMLLSRHLRKLVGHTGDEIIRRFLGVILAALSIQFIYDGISNMVS